In the Dendrosporobacter quercicolus genome, GCCTGTAGTCTATTCTTGCAATTCCCATATAAATCATATTATACCACGCTTGTCCAGTCCTGAAACCGGTAATCTACAGCTCAGGACTAACCAGCAAGCTAAATTCCGCCTCGTCAATAATCTTTACGCCCAACTGGCCGGCTTTGGCCAATTTACTGCCCGCCTCAGCCCCGGCCACCACATAACTGGTTTTCTTGCTGACCGAGCCGGCCACTTTCCCGCCGAGCGCTTCAATTTTAGCCGCCGCCTCATTGCGGGTCATTCCCGTCAGCGTTCCGGTCAGCACAAAGGTCAATCCGGCCAGAGGCTGCGGAATATCAGACGCCGCACGATCCTGGGTTGTCTTAACGCCGAGAGCCTGCAGCTTTTTAATCAGTGCAAGATTGGCCGGAACGGCAAAATAGCGCACTACACTTTCAGCAATTTTGGCCCCGATCTCCTCTAACCTGAGTAAATCCTCCACCTGCGCCCTGGCCAAAGCATGAATATCGCCAAAATGGCGGGCCAGCACCGCAGCCGCCTTAACTCCGACATATCGAATGCCTAAACCAAACAACAGCCTCGCCAGCCCTGCTGTTTTGCTGTTTTCAATTGAGTTCAGCAGATTAGCGGCTGATTTTTCCCCGGTTCGTTCGATCTGCAGAATTTTATCAGCCGTAAGCTGATATAGATCAGCGGCATCTTTAATTAAGCCGGCCGCCAGCAAACTGGTCAGCAGCGCCGGCCCCAAGCCGTCGATATTCATTGCGTCCCGGGATACAAAATGAATCAGCCCCTCGCGCAACAAGGCCGGACAGTCCGGATTAATGCATTTCCGGGCCGACTCTTCTTCCAGCCTCACTGCCGGACTGCCGCATTCCGGACAATAAGCCGGCATAACAAAGGGCTGCTCCGCCCCGGTCCGGTTGGCCGTCACAACAGCCACCACCTCCGGGATAACATCACCCGCTTTATGAATGACTACCGTATCACCGATCCGGATATCTTTTTGTTGAATATAATCTTCATTATGCAAAGTAGCCCGGCTCACTGTCGAGCCGGCCAGCCTGACCGGCTCCAAAAGAGCAGTGGGCGTCAGCGCGCCGGTCCGGCCAACGCTGATCATAATGTCCCTGATCACCGTGGTGCTTTGTTCAGCCGGAAATTTAAAAGCAATTGCCCAGCGGGGATCTTTCGCGGTTGCGCCCAGCAGCTTCTGACTGGCCAGATCATTGACCTTGATCACCAAACCGTCAATTTCATAAGGCAGGTCTGAACGCTTGGCCGCCCAGCTTTGGCAGTAGCCGGCAATTTCCTCAATATCGGAAAAGACCCGGTAACACTGGTTGACTTTAAACCCCAGGGTTTGTAAATAGGCTAAGGTTTGCGCATGGGTGGCAAGTTCCACCCCTTCATGCACGCCCATTCCGTAGATAAATACCGCCAGAGTCCGTTCGGCGGTAACCTGCGGATCTAGCTGGCGCAAAGAACCGGCGGCCGCATTGCGCGGATTGGCCAGCAGCGGCTCTCCATTCTGTTCGCGCAGTTTGTTTAAGCGTTCAAATTCCGTTCTGGCCATATAAACCTCACCGCGCACTTCCAGCAGCCCCGCAGCAGCGGCAGCCTCTCCCTGCAAGCGCAAAGGAATGGATTTGATGGTTCTGATATTGGCCGTTACATCCTCGCCTTCAATCCCATCGCCCCGCGTAGCGGCGCGAACCAGTAGCCCCTGCTCATACACCAGATTAATGGCCAAACCGTCAATTTTATGTTCGACAACATACTCCACCGGCTCAGTTGCGCCTAAAACATTCACCACCCGCTGATGAAAAGCCAGCAAACCGTCTGGCGAAAAGGCATTTCCCAAACTTAGCATCGGCGTAAGATGAGCTATCCTCCCAAACCCCTCCGCCGGTGCGCCGCCCACCCGCCGGGTGGGGGAATGCGGGGTAATCAACGCGGGAAAGGCGGCTTCAATGGCGATTAATTGCTGCATCAGCCGGTCGTATTCATCATCGGCCAGCTCCGGCTGATCTAAAACGTAGTACTGATAATTGTGATGGTTAAGTTTCCGCCTTAACTCTTCCGCAGCTTCCGCTGCCGCTTGCATGGTCTGAGGAATGTCTCCGGACACAGTATTCACTCCTTAAGCTTATACTTCAACTTTGGCGATTGGGGCATATTTAAGCATCAGCTCTTTAATTCCCTGACCGGGAAAGGCGACTTTCAGCGCCTGATCCTCGCCCTGGCCCCGCACATCAACCACTGTACCAACGCCCCATTTGCTGTGCTGGGCTTTATCGCCAACCTTCCAGGCGACAGGCTGCCCGGTCGGACGCACCGCCGCTCTTGCCGCCGGAGCAGCCGGGCCGGCCGCCGCCGGCATTTGCCGCCCAGCCCCTGTCCCGCCGCCAAACCCGGAACTCCAGGCAGCCGGACGGCTGGGCCGCATTTCCACCCGTTCCAGAACGGACGGCGGAATTTCGCTTAAAAACCGCGATGCCGGATACATGATGGTCTTGCCGTAAATGGTTCTCATCCGGGCATTGGTGAGATATAATTTTCGCCGGGCCCTGGTAATGCCCACATAACATATTCTGCGTTCTTCTTCAATTTCGCATTCATTCATCAGTGTCCGGGCGTGCGGAAACAGCCCTTCTTCCAGCCCAGCCATAAAAGCCACCGGAAACTCCAGTCCTTTGGCCGAATGCAGCGTCATCAATGTCACCTTTTCGCCATTGGTCTCAGCGGTATCAAGATCGGAAACCAACGCCACATGGCTTAAAAAATTCTCCAGATTATGTTCCAGTTCCCCATTGGCAAATTCTTTGGCCACGCTTAATAATTCCCGCAAGTTTTCAATCCGTACCTCACTCTGCGGGGTTTGTTCCTTTTCCAGTTCGGCCAGATAACCCGAAGCGGTCATTACTTTGTCGATCAGGTCGGCGACCGCCAGCGAATTCTGCTCGCTCATCAGCGTAAAAATGAACTCCGCCAGGTCTTCCAGCGGCCGTTTGGCCCGGGCCGTCAACCCGGGCACCAGCTCCGGATTTGACACCACGTCAAACAGCGTCAGCCCGTTGCCGCCCGCATAGTCGTTCAGCCGGCCGATGGTGGTATCGCCAATGCCCCGGCGCGGAACATTAATGATGCGCAGCAGGCTGACGGTATCGGCCGGATTAAAGATGACCCTCAGGTAAGCCAGGATATCCTTAATTTCTTTGCGGTCATAAAATCTCAGTCCGCCCACCATCGTGTAAGGAATGCCATTTTTCATAAAGGCTTCCTCAATGACCCGGGACTGCACATTGGTACGGTACAGGACGGCCATATCGCCGTAACCGGTATTGTAGACGGTATTGAGCTTAATGATATTGCTGGCGATATACTGCGCTTCATCACGCTCGTCATTGGCCAGATAATAGCTGATTGGCTCGCCGGCCGTATTCTCCGTCCACAGCTCTTTGGGCTTCCGGTCGGCATTATGTTCAATGACGGCATTGGCCGCCGCTAAAATAGTCTTGGTTGAACGGTAGTTTTGCTCCAGCTTAACGACTTTCGCTTCCGGGTAATCTTTTTCAAAATCCATGATATTGCGGATATCAGCGCCGCGCCAGCCGTAAATACTTTGGTCGGCGTCGCCCACCACACAAAGATTCCGGTGCTTCGCCGCCAGCAAATGCGCCAGCAGATACTGGGCATGGTTGGTATCCTGGTATTCATCAATCAGAATATATTTAAATTTATTCTGATACTTTTCGCACACCTCGGGATTGGTTTCCAGCAGCCGCACGGTATACAGCAGTAAATCATCAAAATCCAGCGCATTATGATTACGCAGTTTAGCCTGATACAGCTTGTAAATCTCCGCGACCTTCCCGGCAAAAAACGTATCGGCGGTCCGGGCAAATTCCCATTCATCGGTTAAGGCGTTTTTGGCATTGGAAATCATCGACTGAATGCTGTTGGGCGCAAATTGCTTGTCATCCAGATTCAGCTCTTTCAGGCAGGCTTTGACTACCGCCTGGCAGTCACCGGCATCATAAATGACAAAATTACGCTGGTAACCGGGGACAGCGTCGATTTCCAGCCGCAAAAACTTGGCGCAAAAAGCATGGAAGGTACTCAGCCAGATATCCTTGGACCGGAGTCCCACCATCCGTTCAACCCGCTCCCGCATTTCAGCCGCAGCCTTGTTGGTAAACGTAATGGCCAATATATTGTACGGCGCTACACCCTGCTCCAGTAAATAGGCAATTCGGCAGGTTAATACTTTGGTTTTGCCCGAACCCGCTCCGGCCATAATCAGCAAAGGGCCGTCAATATGCGCCGCAGCTTCAGCCTGCGCCGGATTTAATCCGTCAAATATGTTCTGCATAATGCCTCCGTAAGATATTCATGGAAATTCCATCAATATCGCTGTTTTAAAGTAGTATAACATGTATATTTTCGGCAACAAGTACTATTTTCCTTTCCTCCGGCCAGAAAAGCATAAGAGAATACGGGGAAACGGTGTTTAACCGCAAAGTACTCGAAGGACATAAAGAGGGGACGCGAGGGGTTATAGTGGGAACGGATTTGAACCACAGAGGGCACGGAGTACACGGAGGATTAACGGGAGTAGAGGTTTTTATATGAATTTCCGGTGCAATGATTTGCGCCGTTCTCTGGTTCCCTCAGTGACCTCTGTGTCCTCTGTGGTTCCAGGGACGGGTTTGCAAGAGGTTTACGGGGGAACGGTGGTTAGCCGCAATGTACGCGAAGGACATAAAGCGGGGACGTAAAAAAATGATAGCCTGTGGTTAACAGGCTATCGGGCAGGTCTAAAAATTGCGGGCGGCTTCCACCATTGGCGGAATTACTTGTTTTTTCCGGGACATCACGCCGGGCAGATAAACCATGCTGTCTTGCCCTCTGCCGCCAAAGGCTTCGGCGATTAATGCCGTAGGCTGCCCGGCGTAAATCAGCTGCGTGCCTTCCTGAATGATATCGGTAATCATCAGCAGGGCCATATCATAGTTTTCCTTAAGCAGCATAGCGTCCATTGCGGTCAGTAGATCGGCTTTAACCGCCAGCACCTCTGCGGTATCCATCACGGATATCTGGGCAATCGCCATCCGGTATTCACCAATCTGAAACTCTTTTAAATCATTGTGTACAATCTCTCCGGCCTGCATATCGCCAATGCCCGAGCCAGCCTTGAGCAGCGCCAGGCCGAACTCCTGCATATCCAGTCCGGCAATCGCCGCCAGTTTCTCCGCGGTCTCCCGGTCATAAGCAGTTGCCGTAGGCGATTTAAATAGAACGGTGTCAGATACAATCGCCGCCAGCAGTAAGCCGGCAATGTCAGCCGGCAGCTCCACCCCGCGATGCCAGTGCATGTTGGCAACAATTGTGCCGGTCGACCCTACCGGCTCATGACGGATAAAAATCGGTTCGCCGGTTTGCAGGCCCCCTAAGCGGTGATGATCAATAATTTCTATAATTTGCGCTTCTTCAATGCCCTCAACGGCCTGAGACCGTTCGTTATGATCAACCAGAATGATTTTTTCCCGGTTCGTGACAATCAGCTGATCACGGGCAATCAGACCGACCAGTTTGCCATTTTCCACTACCGGAAAAGTACGGTGATGGTTGTCGGCGATAATCTCTCTGGTGTCATTGACCAAATCGGAAGGCTTAAATGTAATGACCTTTTTTTGCATAATCATGCTTACCGGAATGCACTGATTGATCAACCGGGCGCAGGTGTAGGTATCATGCGGCGCACTGATTACGGCAATCCCCCTGCTTGCCGCCTCAGCTAAAATTTCCGGTCCAACCTGAGCCGCGCCGGTGACTACCAGGCAAGCGATATTTTGAGCAATGCATTCCAGTAAAGTGCTGCCCCGGTCGCCAACCAGCACCACATCACCGGGCTCGATAACCTGCTGGATTGTGCTTGTACTGCCTGCGGCAATTCTTACTTTGCCGGTAACCTTCCGGTTCAGGCTGCCGCCTTGCACCACCGTGCCGTCCAGCACCCGGACGAGAGCGGTCAGCTCAACGCCCGCCTCGGATAAATCCTGCATTTCCAGTTCGTCAAAATACCGTTTAGCCAGATCAGTAACCGAAACGATCCCCGCTAAGACGGTATTTTCATCAATGACCGGCACCGATTTTACTTCATGCCGGCGCATCACTTTGCCCAGTTCGCGGAGGGTATCGTCCGGCTGTACCACAATCGCGCTGTCCAGCATGACATCCCTGACCCGCGGATGTAAGTCGGTAATCAGCTTGGGCGCTGCCACCCCGAATTTTTCCAGAACAAATTTGGTTTCGGCATTTATCTTACCGGCTCTGGCCGGAACAACATTTTCTCCTAGCGCTCTTTTTAAATTAGCGTAACCAATGGCCGAACAGATTGAATCAGTATCCGGATTGCGATGTCCAATAATATAAATAGGTTTAGAAAACTTCATCCATTTACCTCCAAAGTGTGCTAGTACTCTTTTTTGCCAACATCTATTATACGACATTTTTCGCGTCCGGCGTAGTGGTGTCAGTAAATATTTTTTACCTAACATTGCTTTTTTAACAGTACAAACGTTTGCAAAACATATGTTCGTATAATATAATAAAGATAATCAACCGCCTGCATACGCAGCGGTAAAGAAAACATAGCCAAGCTTTATCTCAAGCAAGGAGCTGATCCAGGTGGATGTTTTTGCGAAACTGAAAATTTTAACCGCCGCAGCAAAATATGATGTGGCCTGCACCTCCAGCGGGGTAAATAAAAAAGCTGCGTCCGGCGGCATTGGCAGCGCGGCCGCTTGTGGCATTTGTCACAGCTTTTCCGCGGACGGGCGGTGCATTTCCCTGCTAAAAGTACTTATGACCAATGTCTGCGCCTATGATTGCCAATACTGCGTCAACCGTACCTCCAACGATACGCCGCGCGCCGCCTTTACCCCGCGGGAACTGGCTGATCTGACCATTCATTTTTACCGGCGCAATTATATTGAAGGCCTTTTTCTAAGCTCCGGCGTGCTGAAAAATCCCGACTATACCTGTGAACAAATGATTGAAACGCTGCGCATTCTGCGCGAGGAATACCGGTTCTCCGGCTATATCCATGCCAAGGCCATCCCTGGCTCCGACAGTGCCTTGCTGACCCGCCTGGGACTGCTGGCCGACCGGATGAGCGTGAATATCGAATTTCCCTCGCAGGACAGTTTGCAGCTCTTAGCGCCGGATAAAACCAAGCATTCCATTTTTACCCCCATGGGCTATATTCAAAGCCGTATTCAGGAGAACTCGCGGGACCTGGTAAAATATCGCCGCGCCCCGAAGTTTGCTCCCGCCGGTCAGAGTACGCAAATGATCATTGGAGCTACACCGGAGACCGATTTTCAAATTTTAAACTTAACCGAAGGCCTTTACAAAAAATATAAACTGAAACGGGTCTTTTTCTCCGCTTACCTGCCGGTAGCAGACAGCAGCCTCCTGCCGGCTCTGGATACGGCTCCGCCGCTCTGGCGTGAACACCGCCTGTATCAGGCCGACTGGCTGCTGCGGTTTTACGGTTTTAGGGCCAGCGAACTTCTCGATCAGCAGCACCAGAGCTTCAACCCCTATCTCGATCCAAAATGCAACTGGGCGCTTAATCATATGGAATTTTTCCCTGTTGATGTCAACCGCGCTGCCTACCGTGATTTGCTGCGCGTACCAGGCATCGGCGTAACCAGCGCCAAACGCATCATAGCTGCCCGCCGTACTACGGCGCTCCACTTCGACGGACTGAAAAAGCTGGGCGTCGTCCTTAAACGGGCCCAGTATTTTATCACCTGCGGCGGAAAAACAGCAAACAATATAAAAATCGCGCCAAATGCCGCTCTAACTTCTTTACTGTCGGAAAAAACGCACAAACTGCTTCAGGCCAATTTTCCCTCGCCCGCAGAACAGCTTTCTCTTTTTACCCAGCCCCAGCACTATCCTCCGCTACAGGAGGAACTGCGAAAATGCATTGCCAGCCAGACCTAATTTACTGTTATGACGGAAGTTTCGACGGACTATTGTGCTGTGTGTTTGAAAGTTACGAGCAAAAAGAAATTCCGCTGGACATCCTTTCGCCCGCTGCCTGCCAGCCGCTGCTCTTTTCAGGCAAGACGATTGTGACCGACGCCCGAAAAGCCAACCGGGTGCTGGCTTCAATTCCGGCAAAAATGGG is a window encoding:
- a CDS encoding putative DNA modification/repair radical SAM protein, with translation MDVFAKLKILTAAAKYDVACTSSGVNKKAASGGIGSAAACGICHSFSADGRCISLLKVLMTNVCAYDCQYCVNRTSNDTPRAAFTPRELADLTIHFYRRNYIEGLFLSSGVLKNPDYTCEQMIETLRILREEYRFSGYIHAKAIPGSDSALLTRLGLLADRMSVNIEFPSQDSLQLLAPDKTKHSIFTPMGYIQSRIQENSRDLVKYRRAPKFAPAGQSTQMIIGATPETDFQILNLTEGLYKKYKLKRVFFSAYLPVADSSLLPALDTAPPLWREHRLYQADWLLRFYGFRASELLDQQHQSFNPYLDPKCNWALNHMEFFPVDVNRAAYRDLLRVPGIGVTSAKRIIAARRTTALHFDGLKKLGVVLKRAQYFITCGGKTANNIKIAPNAALTSLLSEKTHKLLQANFPSPAEQLSLFTQPQHYPPLQEELRKCIASQT
- the pcrA gene encoding DNA helicase PcrA, giving the protein MQNIFDGLNPAQAEAAAHIDGPLLIMAGAGSGKTKVLTCRIAYLLEQGVAPYNILAITFTNKAAAEMRERVERMVGLRSKDIWLSTFHAFCAKFLRLEIDAVPGYQRNFVIYDAGDCQAVVKACLKELNLDDKQFAPNSIQSMISNAKNALTDEWEFARTADTFFAGKVAEIYKLYQAKLRNHNALDFDDLLLYTVRLLETNPEVCEKYQNKFKYILIDEYQDTNHAQYLLAHLLAAKHRNLCVVGDADQSIYGWRGADIRNIMDFEKDYPEAKVVKLEQNYRSTKTILAAANAVIEHNADRKPKELWTENTAGEPISYYLANDERDEAQYIASNIIKLNTVYNTGYGDMAVLYRTNVQSRVIEEAFMKNGIPYTMVGGLRFYDRKEIKDILAYLRVIFNPADTVSLLRIINVPRRGIGDTTIGRLNDYAGGNGLTLFDVVSNPELVPGLTARAKRPLEDLAEFIFTLMSEQNSLAVADLIDKVMTASGYLAELEKEQTPQSEVRIENLRELLSVAKEFANGELEHNLENFLSHVALVSDLDTAETNGEKVTLMTLHSAKGLEFPVAFMAGLEEGLFPHARTLMNECEIEEERRICYVGITRARRKLYLTNARMRTIYGKTIMYPASRFLSEIPPSVLERVEMRPSRPAAWSSGFGGGTGAGRQMPAAAGPAAPAARAAVRPTGQPVAWKVGDKAQHSKWGVGTVVDVRGQGEDQALKVAFPGQGIKELMLKYAPIAKVEV
- the ligA gene encoding NAD-dependent DNA ligase LigA; the protein is MSGDIPQTMQAAAEAAEELRRKLNHHNYQYYVLDQPELADDEYDRLMQQLIAIEAAFPALITPHSPTRRVGGAPAEGFGRIAHLTPMLSLGNAFSPDGLLAFHQRVVNVLGATEPVEYVVEHKIDGLAINLVYEQGLLVRAATRGDGIEGEDVTANIRTIKSIPLRLQGEAAAAAGLLEVRGEVYMARTEFERLNKLREQNGEPLLANPRNAAAGSLRQLDPQVTAERTLAVFIYGMGVHEGVELATHAQTLAYLQTLGFKVNQCYRVFSDIEEIAGYCQSWAAKRSDLPYEIDGLVIKVNDLASQKLLGATAKDPRWAIAFKFPAEQSTTVIRDIMISVGRTGALTPTALLEPVRLAGSTVSRATLHNEDYIQQKDIRIGDTVVIHKAGDVIPEVVAVVTANRTGAEQPFVMPAYCPECGSPAVRLEEESARKCINPDCPALLREGLIHFVSRDAMNIDGLGPALLTSLLAAGLIKDAADLYQLTADKILQIERTGEKSAANLLNSIENSKTAGLARLLFGLGIRYVGVKAAAVLARHFGDIHALARAQVEDLLRLEEIGAKIAESVVRYFAVPANLALIKKLQALGVKTTQDRAASDIPQPLAGLTFVLTGTLTGMTRNEAAAKIEALGGKVAGSVSKKTSYVVAGAEAGSKLAKAGQLGVKIIDEAEFSLLVSPEL
- a CDS encoding putative manganese-dependent inorganic diphosphatase; amino-acid sequence: MKFSKPIYIIGHRNPDTDSICSAIGYANLKRALGENVVPARAGKINAETKFVLEKFGVAAPKLITDLHPRVRDVMLDSAIVVQPDDTLRELGKVMRRHEVKSVPVIDENTVLAGIVSVTDLAKRYFDELEMQDLSEAGVELTALVRVLDGTVVQGGSLNRKVTGKVRIAAGSTSTIQQVIEPGDVVLVGDRGSTLLECIAQNIACLVVTGAAQVGPEILAEAASRGIAVISAPHDTYTCARLINQCIPVSMIMQKKVITFKPSDLVNDTREIIADNHHRTFPVVENGKLVGLIARDQLIVTNREKIILVDHNERSQAVEGIEEAQIIEIIDHHRLGGLQTGEPIFIRHEPVGSTGTIVANMHWHRGVELPADIAGLLLAAIVSDTVLFKSPTATAYDRETAEKLAAIAGLDMQEFGLALLKAGSGIGDMQAGEIVHNDLKEFQIGEYRMAIAQISVMDTAEVLAVKADLLTAMDAMLLKENYDMALLMITDIIQEGTQLIYAGQPTALIAEAFGGRGQDSMVYLPGVMSRKKQVIPPMVEAARNF